Within Hyalangium ruber, the genomic segment CTCCACCCTGCTGCTTCATCTCCGAGAAGGCGGCCCGCAGCGCCGTGAGCTCCACCCACTGGCCTCGCGCCAGTCGCTGCAGCGCGTCCAGTTGCGCGAGGACCTCATCGAGGAGCTGGGCCTCCTCGGCCGAGTAGCGCCCGGAGAAAGGAATGAAGAGGGCGCCTTCGAGCGCCTCGAAGGCCTGTGCGTAGCGGTGCTCCGCGAGTGCCTGCCGGGCCTGGGCAATCTGTTCGGGCGCGCGTCGCCGCGTGCGCGCGCTCTGCGCATGCACGCCCGCCGTGAGTCCCCCCACGACGACGACCAGCATGAGCAGTCCCAGCAGCCAGCACATGGCGGCAGGCTACCCCGGATGCCTGTCAGACATCGGCTCGGGGTGCCGGGCCCTGTTACTCCTCGTGCAGGTTGACCTTGAGGGTGGTGGTCTCGCCCGCCTTCATCTGTACGGTCTTGGTGACCTTCTTGCCCTCCTGATCATTGACGAGCATCACGCGGTGTGGGGCGCCGAGCAGGATTCGGCCGTCGAGCTCGACCGCCATGGGAGTTGGTGGACCTCCCCGTCGCTGGATTGTCATCGCGAGTCCTCCGGCTAGGCTTCAGATGATGCGCTCGAACTTCCGGTGGTGCTTGCTGGCCGTGGTGCTCGGTGCCTGCTCGTCGGGGCGAAATGAGACGGTCAAAGCCGAGGCGCAGGCGTCCTCGCCTTCCGTGGCTCAGCTGGATGCAGGGACTCCGGTGTGCCAGCCTCGGACGTGCCAGGCGATGAAGCGGCGCTGTGGCCGGGTGAGTGATGGGTGCGGCGGCGTGCTCGACTGTGGCGCCTGCCCCGGTTGCGGCCCCGAGGAGATGGACTGCTGCGGCGCCTGCATCCCCAAGTCCGAGGGTCGTTGCCCCGAGAACATTCACTGCAAGCAGCCGCCTCCGGAGATGTGACGCGCGGCGGGCGTGTCAGACCGCTGGGTTACTCCTTCGTCCCGAGATGACGAAGGAGTCTCGCCCTGACCGATCCCCTCCCCTCTTCTTTCCCGGGCCAGCCGGAACGTGCTCCGGAGGAAGAGGTGTGCTCCCCAGGGGGCTCGGTCACAAGGCTGCCGTCCTCAACCGAAAGGTCGGATGGCCGGTGCACGCGAGGCGGGAAGGTCCAACCCCTCCTCATTCCCGCCTCGCGTTGCTCCCGAACTCCTCGTAGCTTCGTCGACGTCCTGGAGTGTCTGCTGTAGCGCTCGCGGATCAGCCCACGTACACCACGCGCACCTGCACCGCGTTGTTGCCGTAGCCCAAGCGGTTCCACTGCGCTGACTCCGGCTGCGTCTCGCCCGCCTCGTCCGTCGCTCGTGCTCTCAAGGTGTGACGACCGGGCTTCGGGTTCTCCCACGTGAAGGCCCAGCGCACCCATGCCGAGGGCCTTGGCACCTCCAGCAGCGTGGCGGACTTCCAGTTGTCTCCTCCGTCCACCGCTACCTCGACCTGCACCACCCGGCGCTCCCCGCTCCAGGCCATGCCCTGCACCACCACCGGGCCTTCCGTCAGGCGGGCTCCCTCCTCCGGGGAGGTGATCAGCGACTTCACCCGCATCCGCGTCACCGGCTCCGGCTTTCGCCCGTCCGCCGTGTCGTAGATGTAGCGATCGCGCTGGTAGTAGCCTTCGAACGGTCTCGTCAGCGCTTCGATGCGGCTCACCCACTTCACGCTCGCCATGCCGTACCAGCCCGGCACCACCAGTCGGACTGGAGCTCCGTGCGCGCGGGTCAGCGGCGCTCCGTTCATCTCCAGCGCCAGCAGCGTGTCCGGGTGCAGCGCCTTGCTCAGCGGCAGCGCTCTGGCGAAGCGCTTGCTCCCCTTCCCGTCCGCTCCCTCGATCAGCACCTCCACCGCTTCCTTTCGCAGCCGAGCGCGCGAGAGCACCTCCGCCAGCGGCACTCCCGTCCAGATGGCCGTGCCCAGGGCCCCCTGTCCCCAGGGCTCACCCTCCGGAAGCGGGGCCATGCTCGTTCGCCCGTTGCCCGCGCACTCCAGCGTCACCGTCAGCGAGCGTCTCTTCTGCTGAGACAGTTCCGCCACCTCCAACATGAAGGCATCCTCTACCGCTCCCTCCACGCTGATGCGGTGCGTGTCCGGTGAGAGTTCTGGCTCCGCGTGGTTGCTGCGCACGTAGAAGACCGGCGTCGGTGTCCGCCCCAGCGCCAACGCCTGCGTCGGCGTCTCCGCGTTGAAGGGCTCTGGTTTCACCACCACCAGTCCCTGACGCTCTGCTTCCTCCCGCTCTTCCAGGGAGGCGCTTGCTTCCTCGCTCCCTGTCCCAATGCTGTCCGCCACTCACGCCTCCCACTCGCCCACATGGGAGATGGATCCCCCCTGGCCCACAGGCAAGGGTCCGTGTTCTGTGCCGGTCGTCGTTTGGCGGGAGGTTTGCATTCTCAAGGGATGAGAGACACCGCCGCACCCCTTCTCGTGGATGCGGCAGCCCCGCGCTTCTCGTGGTACGGCTCGGATCCGTTCCGCCGATGAAGCTCTCGTATGACGTCATCGTGGTGGGCCTGGGCCATGCCGGCTCCGAGGCCGCGCTTGCCTGTGCCCGCATGGGCCTGGCCACCCTCGGCCTCACCCTCAAGCGCGACCGCGCCGCCGTCATGAGCTGCAACCCCGCCGTCGGTGGCACCGCCAAGGGCCACCTCGTGCGCGAGCTCGATGCCCTCGGCGGCGAGATGGGCCACGCCGCCGACCGCGCCGGCACCCACTTCAAGACCCTCAACGCCTCCAAGGGCCCCGCTGTCCAGGCCACCCGCGTCCTCTGTGACCGCGACGCCTACGCCCGCACCGTTCAGTCCGTTCTCTTCTCCCAGCCCGGCCTCACCGTCCACGAAGCTGAGGTCTCCTCCCTCGTCGTCGAGGGCGGCCAGGTGCGCGGCGTCGTGCTCGGCGATGGCTCCCAGGTGCAGGCCCGCGCCGTGCTCCTCACCACCGGCACCTTCCTCCAGGCCCTCATGCACGTGGGCGAGAAGAAGGAGGTCGGCGGTCGGCTCGGCGATGAGGCCGCTCGCGGGCTGTCCGACTCGCTGCGCTCCCTGGGTTTCTCCCTCGGTCGCTTCAAGACCGGCACTCCCGCCCGCCTCCAGCGCGACTCCATCGACTGGGACGCCGTCGAGCCTCAGCCCGGTGATTTGCCCCCCCGCTTCTTCTCGTGGCGCACCCGCCAGCAGCTCCCCTCGGGCCACGCCCTGCCGCTCCAGCCTCCCGTCACCTGCGGCATCACCTACACAACCCCCGACACCCACCAGCTCCTGCGCGACAACCTCCACCGCTCGCCCCTCTTCCAGGGCGACATCGTCGGCCGCGGGCCTCGCTACTGCCCCTCCCTCGAGGACAAGGTGGTCCGCTTCTCCGCCCGCGAGCGACACCAGGTGTTCCTCGAGCCCGAGGGGCCCTCCTCCCCCCTCGTCTACCCCGCGGGCCTCTCCACCAGCATGCCCGCCGATGTGCAGCTGCGCTTCCTGTGCTCCATCCCTGGCCTGGCCCACGTCGAGGTGGTCCGCTTCGGCTACGCCGTCGAGTACGACTACGCCCCGCCCACCCAGCTCACCTCCACCCTCGAGACCAAGGCCGTGCGCGGCCTGTTCTTCGCCGGCCAGCTCAATGGCACCTCCGGTTATGAGGAGGCCGCCTTCCAGGGCCTCTATGCCGGCATCAACGCCGCCCTTCAGGTGAAGGGCGAGCCGCCCCTGCTGCTCGGCCGCGACGAGGCCCACGGCGCCGTGCTCGTGGACGAGCTCGTCACCAAGGGCGTCGATGAGCCCTTCCGCATGTTCACCAGCCGCTCCGAGCACCGCCTCAAGCTGCGCGAGGGCAACGCCGAGCTCCGCCTCGCCCGCCACGGCCACCGCGTGGGGCTGGTGCCGCGCGAGGCCCTCGAGCGCGTCGAGGCCCGCGCCCTCGCCGTCGCCGCTGAGGTGGCTCGGCTCAAGCGCTCCGGTCTCGCCGCCCGCCTCAAGCGCCCCGAGGTGAGCTACGCCGCCCTCGCCGCCGAGTCCCGCCGCGAGTGGCCCACCCTGCCCCCCGACGTCGTCGAAGAGGTGGAGGTGGAGGTGAAGTACGAGGGCTACATCGCCCAGGCCGAGCGCGCCGCCGCCCGCGAGGCCGAGGCATGGGATGGGTGGATCATCCCCCCCGGCTTCCGCTTCGCCGAGGTGCGGGGACTTTCCGCCGAGGCCGCCGAAAAATTGGTAGCCCACAGCCCAGCCACTGTGGGACAAGCCCGCCGCATTCCGGGGATGACTCCAGCGGCTCTTTCACTGCTGCTGGTGGCCCTCAAAAAGGAGCGCTCCGGCGTCTCCACAGGGCTACCTGGCCCGTCGTCCCGTTCCTGACGACCCCCCAGGTTTCGGCTCCCTGCGTCGCGCTCCCCGCTTTCCCTGTGTTGTTTGGTTGTTGACATGATCACCCAAGCCCCTGTGGGAAACGTGTGGATAACCCGGGATGTTCTGAAGGCATGAGCAATATCAGGCGCTTGCGGACCGGGGGGCTGTGGAGGATCTGTGGATAAAGTACGCTTCTCCGATCAGCTCCAACAGGGGTGTCTCACGCTCGGTGTGAGTGTCGCCGAGGACGTCCCTCCTCGCCTCCACCAGCTCATGAATGAGCTGCTGAAGTGGAACGCGAAGGTAAATCTTACCGCCATCACCGCGCCCGAAGAGGTGCTCGAAAAGCACTTCCTCGACTCGCTCGCCGTGCTGCCCGAAGTGGAGGGCGCGGCCTCCCTCCTGGACCTCGGCGCCGGCGCCGGTTTCCCCGGTTTGCCGCTCAAGCTGGCGCGGCCTTCGCTCGCCATCACCCTGGTCGATGCGGTGAGCAAGAAGGTTGGTTTCATCAAGGCCGCCGTTGCCGCGCTCGGGTTGAAGGAGTCCCGCGGACTTCACGCTCGCGCCGAGGGTCAGCCCGAGGTGGAGGGCATTCCCCGCGCCGAGCTGCTCATCGCCCGCGCGTTCATGGATCTGCCCGACTGGCTCGACCTCGCGCCCGCGTACGTGCTGCCCGGTGGGCGCGTGGTCGCCATGCTCGGCAAGGCCCAGCCCGACTCGGAGCTCCACGCTCGCGCCGCCGAGCGGAACCTGCGCCTCGTGTCCGCGCGCCAGTACCGGCTGCCGTTCTCCGGCGCCGAGCGCCAGGTGGCCGTTTTCACGAAGGTTTGAGCCCGGAGGCCCGCCTCGGGGCGCGCTTGCCGCGAACCTGTCTGGTTGTCAGACAGGTTTGCCCGGAAGCCCGGCCTGGGGTGCGCTTTCGTGAACCTGTCTGGTTGTCAGACAGGTTTGCCTGGAGGCCTGGCCCTGGGGCGCGGTTCCCACGAACCTGTCTGGTTGTCAGACAGGTTTGCCTGGAGGCCCGGTCCGGGGCGCGCTTCCCATGAACC encodes:
- a CDS encoding sulfite oxidase gives rise to the protein MADSIGTGSEEASASLEEREEAERQGLVVVKPEPFNAETPTQALALGRTPTPVFYVRSNHAEPELSPDTHRISVEGAVEDAFMLEVAELSQQKRRSLTVTLECAGNGRTSMAPLPEGEPWGQGALGTAIWTGVPLAEVLSRARLRKEAVEVLIEGADGKGSKRFARALPLSKALHPDTLLALEMNGAPLTRAHGAPVRLVVPGWYGMASVKWVSRIEALTRPFEGYYQRDRYIYDTADGRKPEPVTRMRVKSLITSPEEGARLTEGPVVVQGMAWSGERRVVQVEVAVDGGDNWKSATLLEVPRPSAWVRWAFTWENPKPGRHTLRARATDEAGETQPESAQWNRLGYGNNAVQVRVVYVG
- the mnmG gene encoding tRNA uridine-5-carboxymethylaminomethyl(34) synthesis enzyme MnmG translates to MKLSYDVIVVGLGHAGSEAALACARMGLATLGLTLKRDRAAVMSCNPAVGGTAKGHLVRELDALGGEMGHAADRAGTHFKTLNASKGPAVQATRVLCDRDAYARTVQSVLFSQPGLTVHEAEVSSLVVEGGQVRGVVLGDGSQVQARAVLLTTGTFLQALMHVGEKKEVGGRLGDEAARGLSDSLRSLGFSLGRFKTGTPARLQRDSIDWDAVEPQPGDLPPRFFSWRTRQQLPSGHALPLQPPVTCGITYTTPDTHQLLRDNLHRSPLFQGDIVGRGPRYCPSLEDKVVRFSARERHQVFLEPEGPSSPLVYPAGLSTSMPADVQLRFLCSIPGLAHVEVVRFGYAVEYDYAPPTQLTSTLETKAVRGLFFAGQLNGTSGYEEAAFQGLYAGINAALQVKGEPPLLLGRDEAHGAVLVDELVTKGVDEPFRMFTSRSEHRLKLREGNAELRLARHGHRVGLVPREALERVEARALAVAAEVARLKRSGLAARLKRPEVSYAALAAESRREWPTLPPDVVEEVEVEVKYEGYIAQAERAAAREAEAWDGWIIPPGFRFAEVRGLSAEAAEKLVAHSPATVGQARRIPGMTPAALSLLLVALKKERSGVSTGLPGPSSRS
- the rsmG gene encoding 16S rRNA (guanine(527)-N(7))-methyltransferase RsmG, which codes for MDKVRFSDQLQQGCLTLGVSVAEDVPPRLHQLMNELLKWNAKVNLTAITAPEEVLEKHFLDSLAVLPEVEGAASLLDLGAGAGFPGLPLKLARPSLAITLVDAVSKKVGFIKAAVAALGLKESRGLHARAEGQPEVEGIPRAELLIARAFMDLPDWLDLAPAYVLPGGRVVAMLGKAQPDSELHARAAERNLRLVSARQYRLPFSGAERQVAVFTKV